GCGGTGCTCGCCGCGATCTGGCTGGCGGCGGGGCCGCGCCACGCCATGTCCAGGGCCAATTTCGGCGCGTTTGCCGGAGCGGTGCTTGTCGTCGGCGCCGCGGGGCTGATGTACGCGACCGCCGGGCGCGAGCTGCGTGCCGACTACGAAACGGTGTGGTCTCCCCAATCGGTGCGGAAGATCGCCGGCTACCTCGAGCGCCACGCCGCGCCGGGAGACGAGGTGCTCTCGGGCGCCGTAATGTGGGAGCTCCAGGCGGACCGGCCCCCATTCGACCGTATCAGCCACCCCCTCGCTTTCATGTTCGGCATGCAGCCCGACTCGGCCGCCGCGCTCGAGCAAACGCTCGAAGCCCGTCCGCCTGCGTTCGTGGTGCTCGACGGCTACACCGAGCAGACCTTCGGCGCCGTGCTGCCCGACTTCCAGCAGGTGCTGAGCGAGCGCTATGCGCTGGTGGACAGCGCCACCGGCGCCAACTTTCCCGTGCGGTTGTACGAGCTGCGCGAGCGGATGGCGCGCGAGTAGCGCGCGTCAAGCCGCGTCAGGATGGGCCGGCGGGCTCGAGCGGCGGAGCCGATAGCGCTTCTGCTGCGAGGCGCTCAGGTGCACGATCATCTCGCCGATGAGACCGAGCGCCACCGACTGCACGCCGAGCGTGATGAGCAGCACGCCCAGCAGGAGCACCGGACGGTCGGCAAGGCCCTGGCCGCCGAAGCGCTGGATTGCCACCGTGAGCAGGATGATGACGCCGATCCCGGCGATCGCGCTGCCGATGAGCCCGAAGAAGCGCAGCGGCTTGTCGGTGAACTTGAGCAGGAAGAAGAGGCCGAGGACGTCGATCAGGCGGCGGAGATAGACGCCCGGCGCATAGATCCGGCCGCGCATCGCCTTCGGGTGAACCGCGGCCGGCACCTCCTCGGTCGCCTGACCTTCCCGCAGCGCCAGCAGCGGAAGGAAGCGCGCGAAGTCGCCATAGAGAGGAACCTCGGAGACCAGCTCGGTGCGCATCGCGCGCACGCCGCAGGCCACATCGTGGAGCCGCCCTCCGGCCAATCGCCCCACGAGCAGGTGAAGCACCCGGTTCTGCATCCGGTTCACCAGCGCGTCACGCCGCGCGGAGCGACACGCCACCGCGAGGTCCGCTCCGCCTTCTACCTTGGCAACGAGCTCGGGCAGCACCGCGGGCGTCGTCTGTAGATACGCGGGCAACGTGACCAGAATCGGGCTGCGGCAGCTCGCCGCGGCCACCTTGAGCAGCGTCGTCTCGCCCGCGCTCTGGGCGACCTCGAGCAGGCGGACCGGCTCGCCCCGCGCACGGAGCGCGCTCAGCGCCTGCGTGAGATGCCGGAACCAGGGGTAGGCCACGAAGACGAACTCGAACGTGTACCCGGCCTCCCGGAGCGGCGCGGAAAATTCTATGTAAAGAGCGTCGAGCGCGACCGGGCGCTCCACCACGGGCACCACGACCGTCACGTCGTACGCGCGCCCGCCCACGTCGTAGGGGCGCGCCGTCACAGCGGCCGCTCCACCACGTTGGGCAGCAGGTGCTCGCGCTCGCGCGCCTTCCAGACGGCGACCTCGCCGATCAGGCCGAGCATGAGCAGGTAGCAGGCGAGCATGAAGCAGAGGAGCGCGGCCGCGGGAAAGACATATGCGTTCGCCATGCTCTCGCGCAGCTCGGCCGCGGCGGCAAACGAGCCGGCGAGAAACGCGATGCCCGCGGCGAACGCGCCCGCGGCGCCGAGCCCGAACATCACGATGGGCCGCTCGCGGAACCAGGCGATCATCGTGATCGTGAGCAGATCGGCGAGGATCTTGAGGATGCGCGAGAGGCCATACTTGCTCTGGCCGAAGCGGCGCGCGTGGTGTCGCACCGGCACCTCGGTGATCCGCGCGCCGGTCGTCGCGGCCGCCACCGCGGGCAGGAAGCGATGCATGTCGGAGTAGAGGTGCAGGTGCTGGAGGGTGGAGCGGCGGTACGCCTTGAGCGAGCAGCCGTTGTCGCGAATCTGCACCCCCGTAATCGCGCGGATCAGCCGGTTCGCCACCCACGAGGGCACCTTGCGGGTGATGAGCTTGTCCTGCCGGCGCAGGCGGTAGCCGGCGACGAGGTCGTAGCCCTCCTCGAGCTTGGCGGCGAGCGAGGGGATGTCGGCCGGATCGTTCTGCAGGTCGCCGTCCATGCTCACCACCGTATCGCCCCGCGCCGCGTCGAAGCCGGCCTGCATCGCCTGGGTCTGGCCGTAGTTGCGTGCCAATTCCACCAACCGCACCCGATCGTCGCGCGCGGCGAGATCGCGGGCGACGGCGGCGGTGCGGTCGCGGCTCCCGTCATCCACCAGCACCAGCTCCCACGCGCGCTCGATGCCGAGCGCCTCTCGAACGGCGTCAACCAGCGCGCCGACGCTCTCCTCCTCGTTGTAGAGGGGGACCACGACGGACAGCATGGAGCGGTTCGACATGGCGGGGCTCACAGCAACACACATGCCTCCGAGGTTGCCGAAAGGTACTTGAGCGGGGCGAGCGCCCGCCACGGCCGCGCATGCATCGCGCGCACGGCTCTTGCTTCTCCCCTCGCGTCCCGTTCTCTTGAGGCCCATGACGCGCCCACTCGCGCCTGACACGTCGCCTGCCGTGGCCGCGGCGCCCCCGCCCGCCGCCCCCACGCTGTCAGCCACCGCCCCCTCGGCCGCCAACAGTCCCGATCCCGAGCGGAGCGTCACCGCCGATCTGGCCGAGGTCCTGAGCGACTTCTGGAATTATCGCGAGCTGCTGCTCCAGCTCACCCGGCGCGACATCCGCATCCGGTACAAGCAGGCCGTCATGGGTTTCGGCTGGGCCGTGTTCATGCCCATTCTCGTAGTGCTGGCGGGTGTGCTGGTTCGCGCGGCGATGGCCCACCTCTCCCACTCCACGCTCGACGTGCAGCACATCGCGGGGCTCGCGGTGAAGGCGCTGCCGTGGTCGTTCTTCGTGGGGGCGATCGGCTTCGCCACCGCGAGCCTCGTGGGCAACACCAACCTCGTGACCAAGATCTACTTCCCGCGTGAGGTGCTGCCGATCTCGGCCACGCTGGCGCAGGCGTTCGACACGGCCATCGGCACCGTCGCGGTCGCCCTCATCCTGCCATTCCTCGGCGTTCGGCCCACGTTCGCGCTCCTCTGGGTGCCGGTGCTCGCGGTGCTCACCTTCGTCTTCACCGCGGGCACGAGCCTCTTTCTCGGGTGCGCCAATCTCTTCTTCCGCGACGTGAAGTACATCGTGCAGGTGCTGCTCACGTTCGGCATTTTTTTCACGCCGGTCTTCTTCGAGCCCGCCATGTTCGGCCCGACCGGTGCCAGGCTCATGATGCTGAATCCGCTCTCACCGATGCTCGAGGGGCTCCGCCTCGCCGTCGTGGGGGGCCACAATCTGCTCCTGCCGCTGGTCGAAACCGGCTCGGCCGGCCGCGAGATTCTAGTATGGAGCCCGTGGTATCTCCTCTACGGCGCGCTCTGGGGCGTAGCAGGACTGCTCGCGAGCGCGCTCCTCTTCCATCGCCTCGAGTTCAAGTTCGCCGAATACATCTGACGCCTCTGCTACAGGCTGTCGCCGGGCGCGGCGCGCAACTCCACGTCGAGCAGGCGCAGGCCCGGATAGGTGCGGGCGAAGTTCACCCGAAACAGCCCCTTGAGGTCGGACTCGAAGCCCCGCCGGTTGAAGTCCGGCGTGCTCCACGGCTGGTAAAGCAGCCAAAGGCGAGTCCGGCCGCCGGTGATGCGCAGCAGCGAATCGGTGGCGGCGCGGACGGACGTGGTGTCGTCGCGCGGCCCCGTCCACGCATCCGGCAGGAGTCCGCGCGGTATCGCGCCGAAGCGCCCCCGCCGGTGGTAGAGGCGGCGGTAGTAGTAGAACACCGGCAGCGAGTCGTGCGCGTCCAGCGAGAGGATCGGCCGATCTGCCGGGCCGCGCTCGACCATCGTCCGGACGGCTGCGCGATAGTCGTACGGGCTCGTGAAGTTGCGAACGAAGCTCACCGTCGATACTGCGAAGAGCGCGAGCACGGCGCCCGCGAGGCCCGAGGCGAGCGGCCCCGTGCGCACGCGGCTCAGGAGCAGGCCGAGCAGGACGAGCGCGCCAGGGAGCACCACGATCCAGTGCCGGGTGTCGACCAGCGCGAGGCGGGTGATGCGGAGGAACGCGAGGACGGCAAAGGGAACGACGGCCCCCAGCACGGCGACCGACTCGAGCGGCGTCCATCGCCCCACGCCGCGCCACGCGCGGGCCGCCACGATCGCCGCCGCGAGGGCGAGGATGAGCGGCGCCGCGCCCGGCCGGGTGACGACGGGCGCGCCCCGAAACGCCACCGTGCGTGCCGCGTCCAGCAGCCACGCGGCGCCCTGTACGAGCCGCGCCGCCTCGCCGTGCGCGGAGGTGACGGGATCGGCGATGTAGTTGCCGTAGTGCGTCACCTGCCACAGGACCACCGGCATCCAGACGAGCAGCGCGAGCGCCAGCACTAGCACGCACCAGGCGATGCGCCGGCGCGCCACCCGCCCGAGGAGCGGCGCACCTGCCCACTGTCCCGCCAGCGCAAAGCCGGCGTAGTACTGGGTCATGAGCGCGAGCCACGCGGCGATGCCGTACCGCACCCCGCGTGGCGCCGGCTCGCGTCCGACTGTCCAGGCCGCGTAGAACTCGGCACTCGCCGCCGCGATGAGCAGCACCGCCAGGCTGTAGGGCCGAGCCTCGGCCGCCGCATAGAGCAGGTGGGGGCTGAGCGCTGCAACGAGGCCCAGACTCCACCAGCGCGCCCCGATCCCGAGCTGCCGGCTCATTCGGTGCAACACCGCCACGGCGCCCATTGCGCACGCGGTGGAGAGCACGCGCGCCCACTCGATCGACGGCGACAACGTCCGCCAGAGCGCCAGCAGGACGAAGTACACCGGCGGCTGCTGCTCCGTCCGGACGGCCTCGCGGAAGGCTCGTAGCGCGCCGCCGTCGCTCGAAGCGAGCGAGTAGGCCTC
Above is a genomic segment from Gemmatimonadales bacterium containing:
- a CDS encoding ABC transporter permease, whose protein sequence is MTRPLAPDTSPAVAAAPPPAAPTLSATAPSAANSPDPERSVTADLAEVLSDFWNYRELLLQLTRRDIRIRYKQAVMGFGWAVFMPILVVLAGVLVRAAMAHLSHSTLDVQHIAGLAVKALPWSFFVGAIGFATASLVGNTNLVTKIYFPREVLPISATLAQAFDTAIGTVAVALILPFLGVRPTFALLWVPVLAVLTFVFTAGTSLFLGCANLFFRDVKYIVQVLLTFGIFFTPVFFEPAMFGPTGARLMMLNPLSPMLEGLRLAVVGGHNLLLPLVETGSAGREILVWSPWYLLYGALWGVAGLLASALLFHRLEFKFAEYI
- a CDS encoding glycosyltransferase family 2 protein; translation: MSNRSMLSVVVPLYNEEESVGALVDAVREALGIERAWELVLVDDGSRDRTAAVARDLAARDDRVRLVELARNYGQTQAMQAGFDAARGDTVVSMDGDLQNDPADIPSLAAKLEEGYDLVAGYRLRRQDKLITRKVPSWVANRLIRAITGVQIRDNGCSLKAYRRSTLQHLHLYSDMHRFLPAVAAATTGARITEVPVRHHARRFGQSKYGLSRILKILADLLTITMIAWFRERPIVMFGLGAAGAFAAGIAFLAGSFAAAAELRESMANAYVFPAAALLCFMLACYLLMLGLIGEVAVWKAREREHLLPNVVERPL